The following coding sequences lie in one Tachysurus fulvidraco isolate hzauxx_2018 chromosome 19, HZAU_PFXX_2.0, whole genome shotgun sequence genomic window:
- the psmc2 gene encoding 26S proteasome regulatory subunit 7: MPDYLGTEQRKVKEEEKDDTTIRALDEGDIALLKTYGQSTYSRQIKQVEDDIQQLLKKINELTGIKESDTGLAPPALWDLAADKQTLQSEQPLQVARCTKIINADSEDPKYIINVKQFAKFVVDLSDQVAPTDIEEGMRVGVDRNKYQIHIPLPPKIDPTVTMMQVEEKPDVTYSDVGGCKEQIEKLREVVETPLLHPERFVNLGIEPPKGVLLFGPPGTGKTLCARAVANRTDACFIRVIGSELVQKYVGEGARMVRELFEMARTKKACLIFFDEIDAIGGARFDDGAGGDNEVQRTMLELINQLDGFDPRGNIKVLMATNRPDTLDPALMRPGRLDRKIEFSLPDLEGRTHIFKIHARSMSVEREIRFELLARLCPNSTGAEIRSVCTEAGMFAIRARRKIATEKDFLEAVNKVIKSYAKFSATPRYMTYN; encoded by the exons atgccGGATTACTTAGGAACCGAACAGCGTAAAGTtaaagaggaggaaaaagatGACACGACAATTCGAG CTTTGGATGAAGGAGACATCGCTCTGCTAAAGACTTAT GGTCAGAGCACATATTCCCGTCAGATCAAGCAAGTGGAGGATGACATCCAGCAGCTCCTCAAGAAGATCAACGAGCTCACAG GTATTAAGGAGTCGGACACGGGCTTGGCTCCTCCTGCTCTGTGGGATCTGGCTGCTGATAAACAGACGCTGCAGAGTGAACAGCCGCTGCAGGTTGCCAG GTGCACCAAGATCATCAACGCTGACTCAGAGGATCCGAAGTACATCATCAACGTGAAGCAGTTCGCCAAGTTCGTGGTGGATCTGAGCGACCAGGTCGCCCCGACCGACATCGAGGAGGGAATGAGAGTTGG CGTCGACAGAAACAAGTATCAGATCCACATTCCACTGCCGCCCAAAATCGACCCCACAGTCACTATGATGCAG gtggaggagaAGCCAGATGTGACCTACAGCGATGTCGGGGGCTGTAAGGAGCAGATCGAGAAGCTCAGGGAAGTGGTGGAGACGCCTCTGCTGCAC CCGGAGCGCTTTGTCAACCTGGGCATCGAGCCCCCTAAAGGCGTGCTGCTGTTCGGACCTCCAGGAACGGGGAAAACTCTGTGTGCTCGCGCTGTGGCCAATCGCACTGACGCCTGCTTCATCAGAGTCATCGGCTCCGAGCTGGTCCAGAAGTACGTTGGAGAG GGAGCTCGAATGGTTCGGGAACTCTTCGAGATGGCCAGGACCAAGAAGGCTTGTCTAATCTTCTTTGATGAAATCGATGCTATTGGAG GAGCTCGTTTTGATGACGGAGCTGGAGGAGATAACGAGGTCCAGAGAACCATGCTGGAGCTCATCAACCAGCTGGACGGCTTCGACCCCAGAGGAAACATCAAGGTCCTGATGGCCACCAATCGACCCGACACTCTGGACCCCGCCCTCATGAGACCCGGGCGTCTGGACCGAAAGATCGAATTCAGCCTGCCTGACCTGGAG GGTCGCACTCACATCTTTAAGATTCACGCTCGCTCCATGAgcgtagagagagagattcggTTCGAGCTGCTGGCCCGCCTCTGTCCCAACAGCACAG gaGCGGAGATCCGGAGCGTGTGCACGGAGGCGGGAATGTTCGCCATCAGAGCTCGCAGGAAAATCGCCACAGAGAAAGATTTCCTCGAAGCCGTCAACAAAGTCATCAAGTCCTACGCCAAGTTCAGCGCCACCCCGCGCTACATGACCTACAACTGA
- the slc26a5 gene encoding prestin → MDQDQDRAHVCGEDETSRAPVYRIERPVLSEGHIDTQLQKKEKTLKPVRQRLAERCSCSSERAKSILFGFLPILSWLPSYPLKQYVFGDLVSGLSTGVMQLPQGLAYAMLAAVPPVYGLYSSFYPVLLYTFFGTSRHISIGTFAVISLMIGSVVVREAPDSMFPLNGTNGTEMIDVAARDAKRVQVAVALTALTGIIQLVLGILRFGFVAIYLTEPLVRGFTTAAAVHVMVSQLKYFFGIKTQRYSGPLSVIYSLVAVFKHITSTNLSTLVVGVLCVIFLYAVKYSNERFKKKLPIPIPGEIIVVMVSTGVSYGMGLCAHYQVDVVGDIPTGLQAPTLPDLSLLPNLVTDAVAMAVVGFSMGISLAKIFALKYGYSVDGNQELIALGLCNSISSCFHTIAVTCSMSRSLVQESTGGKTQIAGLLASLLVLLVILVVGFLFQPLPQTVLAAIIMVNLLGMFRQIRDIPALWRTSKIELAIWVVAFVASVLLGLDYGLLVAVTFAILTVIYRTQSPKSVILGQISGTGLYYDTEEYEDATECSGIKIFHSNSSIYFANSDQYVSTLKEKTGVDPAQLLAERKSQQKRLKKKEKKKLHQSLHPSSEGKKTAVVKLDMELSVSHELAAEPQTESHINGQIPEAESDSEEDRFLQPFCPIHSIILDLSAVNFMDSVGAKAIKSVIKEFAAIDVKIVLAGCSRTLLSDLRTLQFFSSAVTLDMVFPTVHDAVLQCKHTRALSLCLAPSAAEHTGNRKCSSEGLE, encoded by the exons ATGGATCAGGATCAGGATCGAGCTCACGTGTGCGGCGAGGACGAGACGTCACGTGCGCCGGTGTATCGCATCGAGAGACCCGTGTTGAGTGAAGGACACATCGACACCCAGCtgcagaagaaagagaagacgCTGAAGCCTGTGAGACAGAGACTGGCAGAACGCTGCAG CTGTTCATCTGAAAGAGCCAAATCCATCCTCTTTGGCTTCCTTCCCATCTTATCATGGCTGCCGTCGTACCCACTGAAGCAGTATGTGTTCGGAGACCTGGTCTCGGGTCTCAGCACAGGAGTCATGCAGCTGCCTCAGG GTCTCGCATACGCGATGTTAGCTGCAGTTCCTCCAGTCTACGGTCTGTATTCATCCTTCTATCCTGTTCTTCTCTACACGTTCTTCGGCACCTCCAGACACATATCCATAG GCACATTTGCGGTGATCAGTCTGATGATCGGGAGCGTGGTGGTGAGGGAAGCGCCGGACTCCATGTTTCCTCTGAACGGGACCAACGGGACGGAGATGATCGACGTCGCGGCTCGAGATGCCAAAAGAGTGCAAGTGGCCGTGGCTCTGACCGCGCTCACGGGGATCATTCAG tTGGTGCTCGGTATCCTGAGGTTCGGCTTCGTGGCGATTTATCTGACCGAGCCGCTGGTGCGAGGCTTCACCACTGCCGCAGCCGTGCATGTGATGGTCTCTCAGCTGAAATACTTCTTTGGGATTAAAACTCAGCGCTACAGCGGGCCGTTATCTGTCATTTAT AGTCTTGTGGCCGTGTTTAAACACATCACCAGCACTAACCTCAGCACGCTGGTCGTaggagtgctgtgtgtgatctTCCTCTACGCTGTGAAGTACTCCAATGAGCGTTTCAAAAAGAAGCTTCCCATCCCCATTCCCGGAGAGATCATCGTG GTGATGGTGTCGACAGGCGTGTCTTACGGCATGGGTCTGTGTGCCCATTACCAGGTGGATGTAGTAGGTGATATCCCCACAGG ACTTCAGGCACCGACTCTCCCAGATCTCAGCCTGCTTCCCAACCTGGTCACAGACGCTGTAGCCATGGCGGTGGTGGGCTTCTCCATGGGGATCTCTCTGGCGAAAATATTCGCCCTCAAATACGGCTACAGTGTGGACGGAAACCAG GAGCTGATTGCGCTCGGCTTGTGTAACTCCATCAGTTCCTGTTTCCACACCATCGCCGTCACCTGCTCCATGTCTCGCAGTCTGGTGCAGGAGAGCACGGGAGGGAAGACTCAg attgcGGGGTTGTTGGCCTCCTTGCTGGTCCTTTTGGTGATTCTGGTCGTCGGCTTTCTGTTCCAGCCTTTACCTCAG ACCGTGTTAGCTGCTATTATCATGGTCAACCTTCTGGGCATGTTCAGGCAGATCCGAGACATCCCTGCTTTATGGAGAACAAGCAAGATTGAACTG GCGATTTGGGTGGTGGCCTTTGTGGCATCCGTCCTGCTGGGGTTGGATTACGGCCTCCTGGTGGCCGTTACATTCGCTATACTCACAGTCATCTACAGAACGCAGAG CCCCAAAAGTGTTATTCTCGGGCAAATCTCTGGCACCGGACTTTACTACGACACTGAGGAATATGAAGAc GCAACAGAATGTTCAGGAATTAAGATTTTCCATTCCAATTCTTCCATCTACTTTGCTAACAGCGACCAGTACGTGAGCACTCTCAAGGAAAAA acAGGAGTCGATCCTGCACAGCTGCTGGCGGAGAGAAAATCCCAGCAGAAGcgactgaaaaagaaagaaaagaagaagctgCATCAATCTCTACATCCCAGCTCTGAGGGGAAGAAGACAGCCGTCGTCAAACTG GATATGGAACTAAGTGTGAGTCATGAACTGGCGGCCGAACCTCAGACAGAATCGCACATTAACGGACAAATACCCGAGGCCGAGTCTGACTCCGAGGAGGATCGCTTCCTCCAGCCGTTCTGTCCCATCCACTCCATCATCCTGGACTTAAGTGCTGTCAACTTCATGGACTCTGTAGGAGCCAAAGCTATTAAATCG GTTATTAAGGAGTTTGCAGCCATAGATGTGAAAATCGTGCTTGCTGGATGTAGCC gaaCTCTTCTCTCTGATCTCAGGACTCTGCAGTTCTTCAGCAGTGCTGTGACCCTGGACATGGTCTTTCCCACCGTTCACGACGCTGTACTGCAGTGCAAACACACGAGGGCGCTCTCCCTCTGCCTCGCTCCGTCCGCCGCCGAGcacacaggaaacaggaagtgctcATCTGAAGGGTTGGAATGA